A genomic region of Platichthys flesus chromosome 4, fPlaFle2.1, whole genome shotgun sequence contains the following coding sequences:
- the il15l gene encoding interleukin 15, like isoform X2, with the protein MCFDLTHSDRKKAFLSKLPSVLQAADLEAAALLEGPSAVTGGPALGILCFVSFLSLKTQAAHRRCTKDIVTRVQTLINQAPDVLWDIRLYTPTPEDSQKCPSSTLKCYAEEIKVLCVELKSVGVQTEKLQLNAKLEKLAMFFNQTEVACRQCEIFTKQNATMFLGNLMSALQMMNQQFCEQSLFPKWIKVYT; encoded by the exons ATGTGTTTTGATTTAACACATTCAGACCGGAAAAAGGCTTTTTTGTCCAAACTGCCCTCTGTTCTCCAGGCAGCAGATCTGGAGGCTGCTGCCTTGCTCGAGGGCCCCTCAGCAGTCACAGGGGGGCCAGCTCTCGGGATTCTGTGCTTTGTCAGTTTTCTCTCCCTGAAAACACAAGCAGCCCACAGACGCTGCACTAAGGACATCGTCACACGGGTCCAGACGCTCATCAACCAAGCCCCCGATGTG TTGTGGGACATTCGACTCTACACCCCAACCCCTGAAGATTCCCAG AAATGCCCCAGCTCGACCTTGAAGTGTTATGCTGAGGAAATCAAAGTCCTCTGTGTCGAGTTGAAAAGTGTTGGAGTCCAAACTGAAAAGCTCCAACTTAACGCCAAGCTGGAAAAACTGGCAATGTTTTTTAACCAG ACGGAGGTCGCCTGTCGTCAGTGTGAAATCTTCACGAAACAAAACGCAACAATGTTCCTGGGTAATCTGATGTCTGCTCTCCAGATGATGAACCAGCAGTTCTGTGAACAGAG CCTTTTTCCCAAATGGATTAAAGTCTACACATAA
- the triap1 gene encoding TP53-regulated inhibitor of apoptosis 1 produces MNSVGEACTELKREYDQCFNRWFAEKFLKGDRGGDPCTDTFRKYQRCVQAAIKDKDIPVEGLDFMGPSKDKPES; encoded by the coding sequence ATGAACAGCGTCGGGGAGGCGTGCACGGAGCTGAAGCGCGAGTACGACCAGTGCTTCAACCGCTGGTTCGCCGAGAAGTTCCTGAAGGGGGACCGGGGGGGGGACCCGTGCACCGACACCTTCCGGAAGTACCAGCGCTGCGTGCAGGCGGCCATCAAGGACAAGGACATCCCGGTGGAGGGGCTGGACTTCATGGGCCCAAGCAAGGACAAGCCGGAGAGCTGA
- the LOC133951800 gene encoding mucin-2-like, with product MVVEADEEKQGEGLETVKDENKALDEEEDVSPAPGSDLHPSASAEEKRESGCSCNSPTEEAKNEVTTSSQSSDLLLQPIQRCQPPTRGSHLTKRDKKIIEKIRSYYEAAAEAEEELAEEEEEQAERVATRRRNSFSQIPSGLVKKSISRLDVSGHQGEPESGQSMSETINGETYGETDPCFINGPTSSPTPISADGEGDGQADKPISSLDSDADRPMETPTSTVMQDQETPDQVGETLQQNHPAGEESEAQDKNGNFCSGLLEEEDLWDKQEGKTSVVATGKQDGHSLRGEGPSVSKPDETTCPENQAVISSCEKTVSIESKEGGEEPSSPSRTEQCLKTETRAQSHWSSSKHREQAKTSRNLEGLPSQIKVCGWSRHSRIVTANRALFEGMGSDVAGLGLFESSPVADSVLIENSERILSKVQTLASMYSAKASTMKVPLHQKRAFGVWNQSWGSGTLTGHSTQTHTRSQQQVQSQTQKQIPAQCRQQPKHQMEINQSETQTGTHTQSATKNLSNTTTQSREQPTHFQNQTKLCSQNQTMNMENQRMQEERMMRRAQSLTNDFQGTTTSACHHQTHEFTLSRPRDFIFALTRERDSRLGVNCPTSTSPEENQSTGLRDQSSSQAQEASPGSRQRLSAQPEDQSPSFCCSAPNNPLTSTRTLDCSVTEFRGLSAPPGRGGALDQNREFQTDTEVRDRKDGLEQSAGHPGYSIREDSTFVNIMTAHKYYQDTPATQDNETPECKVPTGRSDTEDVPSLHTGPEHLVCTKIMDREASPGEPVLGVASAQSLSPAEDQGSMVPHLGQQPTPQEEQYTSPGTSGAPKIDELPSNQMKPNETNNTLNSSSQSRKILQGSTLIFSEEPACSRASRELVVPAPLRQPLHLTFDPSVASSHAFPETQEDLKAGAGAAPRPWRSPSVPSTDCIPTFTSQRAPDLPTTVGAQAQSNSWSVSSNTPCEYREQHQQDLTRPPSRPSSGTTSLVERPNQAIATHTYDTELSTAPSAFRPRFRPSSPSPVRNCPTSSSAVRAPPCSSTFRVVPAPSPTSVSVDGFTSPNMFSDALSCLSPTPSSGRVSSTRVPPASSPAPTAFTSSSSSSSSSSSSSSGRSSLVRAGLPSSPTSSSSLCSSPIASSSTFTRSLAASCISQSISQSMAKKNTVRQQAPPMKSVNQRPSSTPSLPSAHLRQRSPSPGLPPSHQGSSTPAYVKPGCNKDGYQHPRCPPSSLQSSCPSLSPHLPPHSLSHQSPSPSTSMVHYQSTHSSSTSVHPSFLQSQVDSLQNGNNNNNNKLAGLTTVTSNPSYTSSGISGADNNGGWSGSPQKAPLANQSTNSTVMQQTHDFLWSGSHNRVAQPFSASEPSSRVQSPSPTPAPALFTRLYSPPPQHNYSSPMANKPPHPRSTRAGGTSYHNPLGLTLELPTSSSCLSPRILSPPPIGVSVNVWTNNVAAPQPRNPRFASASSPSSPLSSSSMFTSSPVPLQSSRAPSPSGPCPTGPRMTSQTLRRSFSSNLADRPPSPVRSSSSGLRRSWTESGRRSFGFGGSERGSFDQQESCPPSPRSGWSSYNSSPPCLSPQPGLQSPLSPSRLSPGKGTLGGQHFTSVPWPDVQELSSRYNGTDDLDISDTTATITSPPSPLSTSSPSVLYSPTPSDSHNEWGDPELEYGNCRSQLICAYVSRPAHELTLSSSCLALSSSGMTSPPLTSHQYQSCPSQVKPQPQVQMATEARPAPSNHSPLLPIHSPLPLNSSPLSFAHKTGNLKSNYATTVNLQIAGSGRITSFSTAQVSLTQTLQGGAGAGTGTGAGAGAGTGAGGGSGPGQMLRRVSINGHSLMQSPLPQNYKRL from the exons ATGGTAGTGGAGgcagatgaagagaaacaaggagAAGGTTTAGAAACAGTCAAAGATGAGAATAAAGCtttggatgaggaggaggatgtcagCCCTGCTCCAGGATCTGATCTTCATCCCTCCGCCtcagcagaagaaaagagagagagcggatGCAGCTGTAACTCACCCACTGAGGAGGCAAAGAACGAGGTCACAACCTCCTCGCAAAGTTCAGATCTCCTCCTTCAGCCCATCCAGAGATGTCAGCCGCCCACAAGAGGCTCCCACCTGACCAAACGAGACAAGAAGATCATCGAAAAGATCCGGAGTTACTACGAGGCAGCCGCCGAGGCCGAGGAGGAgttggcagaggaggaagaggagcaggcagaACGAGTGGCAACAAGAAGGCGGAACAGTTTCTCACAAATCCCATCCGGCTTGGTGAAGAAGTCTATATCACGCTTAGATGTGAGTGGACACCAGGGGGAGCCAGAGAGTGGACAATCCATGTCTGAAACGATCAATGGAGAGACTTATGGAGAGACGGATCCCTGTTTCATCAATGGTCCCACCTCGTCCCCAACTCCTATCTCAGCTGATGGAGAGGGTGATGGACAGGCAGATAAACCAATCAGCTCCCTGGATTCTGATGCAGACAGACCGATGGAGACACCAACCTCTACTGTGATGCAGGACCAGGAGACCCCAGACCAAGTTGGCGAGACTCTACAGCAGAACCATCCGGCTGGAGAAGAGAGTGAGGCACAGGACAAAAATGGAAATTTCTGCAGTGGACTGTTGGAAGAAGAAGATCTGTGGGATAAGCAGGAGGGAAAGACAAGTGTTGTGGCTACTGGGAAGCAAGATGGACATTCACTGCGAGGAGAAGGACCATCAGTTTCCAAACCAGACGAAACCACCTGTCCCGAAAACCAAGCTGTGATCAGCAGTTGTGAAAAAACTGTCTCGATAGAATCAAAAGAAGGCGGCGAAGAGCCATCTTCACCTTCACGTACAGAACAATGTCTGAAAACTGAGACCAGAGCTCAGTCCCACTGGAGCTCATccaaacacagagagcaggCCAAGACCAGCAGAAACCTAGAGGGTCTTCCCAGTCAGATAAAAGTGTGTGGATGGTCCCGCCACTCCAGGATCGTCACCGCTAACCGGGCCTTGTTTGAGGGCATGGGATCGGATGTAGCCGGTTTGGGATTATTTGAGTCCAGTCCAGTGGCGGACTCCGTATTGATAGAAAACTCAGAGCGTATTCTGAGCAAGGTCCAAACACTGGCTAGTATGTACAGCGCCAAAGCCAGCACCATGAAGGTCCCGTTGCATCAGAAACGCGCCTTTGGGGTATGGAACCAATCATGGGGCTCAGGTACCCTGACTGGACACTCTACTCAGACCCACACTAGGAGCCAGCAACAGGTTCAATCCCAGACTCAAAAACAAATCCCAGCTCAGTGCAGGCAGCAACCGAAACACCAAAtggaaatcaatcaatcagaaaCCCAAACTGGAACCCATACCCAGTCTGCGACCAAAAATCTGAGCAACACCACAACACAATCGAGGGAACAGCCAACACATTTCCAAAACCAGACAAAGCTCTGCAGCCAGAACCAGACCATGAACATGGAGAACCAGAGGATGCAGGAAGAGAGAATGATGAGGAGAGCTCAGAGTCTGACAAATG ATTTCCAGGGGACGACGACCTCTGCCTGTCACCACCAGACACATGAATTCACCCTCTCCAGGCCCAGGGACTTTATCTTCGCCTTGACCAGAGAAAGAGACTCTCGGTTGGGCGTCAACTGTCCGACTTCCACCTCCCCTGAGGAAAATCAATCCACTGGACTAAGAGATCAATCATCCAGTCAAGCCCAAGAGGCTTCTCCAGGATCCAGACAGCGCCTCAGTGCACAACCTGAGGATCAGAGCCcttctttctgctgctctgccccGAACAACCCCTTGACTTCCACCAGGACCTTGGATTGTAGCGTCACCGAATTCAGGGGCCTCTCTGCTCCcccaggaagaggaggagccctGGATCAAAACAGAGAGTTTCAAACAGATACTGAAGTGAGGGACAGAAAAGACGG GTTGGAGCAGAGTGCTGGACACCCTGGTTACTCCATCAGAGAAGACTCAACATTTGTAAACATCATGACAGCACACAAATATTATCAGGACACACCAGCGACTCAAGATAACGAAACACCAGAATGCAAAGTCCCCACAGGGCGTTCAGACACCGAGGATGTGCCGAGTCTTCATACCGGGCCTGAACACTTGGTTTGCACAAAGATCATGGACAGAGAGGCATCGCCAGGGGAGCCGGTCCTCGGAGTAGCATCTGCTCAGAGCCTGTCTCCTGCAGAGGACCAGGGCTCCATGGTGCCTCACCTAGGACAGCAGCCCACCCCTCAGGAGGAACAGTACACTTCACCGGGGACCTCTGGGGCGCCAAAGATAGATGAGCTGCCAAGCAATCAGATGAAACCAAATGAGACAAATAATACTTTAAATTCTTCATCACAAAGCAGGAAGATTCTACAGGGGTCAACGCTGATCTTTTCAGAAGAGCCGGCTTGCAGCCGAGCCTCAAGAGAACTCGTTGTTCCAGCTCCTCTGCGTCAGCCTTTGCacttaacctttgacccctctgTGGCTTCTAGTCATGCATTCCCAGAAACCCAAGAGGATCTcaaagcaggagcaggagcagcaccGAGGCCATGGCGCTCTCCATCAGTGCCGTCTACAGACTGTATACCAACCTTCACCAGCCAGAGGGCACCAGACTTACCCACCACTGTGGGTGCACAGGCTCAGTCTAACTCCTGGAGTGTCAGTAGCAACACTCCATGTGAATACAG GGAACAACACCAGCAGGACCTCACTCGTCCACCGTCCAGACCCTCCTCCGGGACAACCAGCCTGGTGGAGCGACCCAACCAAGCCATCGCTACCCATACCTATGACACAGAGCTCTCCACAGCCCCTTCAGCCTTCAGACCTAGATTCAgaccctcctctccttctcctgttAGAAACTGCcccacctcctcttctgctgTGCGAGCTCCTCCTTGCTCCTCAACATTCAGGGTCGTTCCAGCACCTTCTCCAACCAGTGTCTCTGTAGATGGCTTCACCTCCCCGAACATGTTCTCCGACGCCCTTTCCTGTTTATCCCCTACTCCCTCTTCTGGCAGGGTTTCCTCCACAAGAGTCCCACCTGCCTCATCTCCAGCACCAACTgctttcacctcctcctcctcttcctcttcttcttcttcttcttcttcttcagggaggTCTTCATTAGTAAGAGCAGGCCTTCCTTCCTCCCCTACATcgtcctcttccctctgctcctcccccaTTGCTTCCTCCTCTACATTTACCAGGTCATTAGCGGCCTCCTGCATCAGTCAGTCTATAAGTCAGAGTATGGCAAAGAAGAACACTGTCCGGCAACAAGCCCCACCCATGAAGTCAGTAAATCAAAGGCCCTCCTCCACTCCATCCTTACCCTCTGCTCATCTACGACAGCGTTCCCCTTCTCCTGGACTCCCTCCCAGTCATCAAGGTTCCAGTACACCTGCTTATGTCAAACCAGGGTGCAACAAGGATGGGTACCAGCATCCAAGATGTCCACCGTCCTCTCTCCAGTCCTCTTGTCCTTCTCTGTCCCCTCACTTGcctcctcattctctctcacacCAGTCTCCTTCCCCATCTACGAGTATGGTCCATTATCAATCTACCCACTCTTCTTCTACTTCCGTCCATCCTTCATTCCTTCAGTCACAAGTGGATTCACTGCAgaatggaaacaacaacaataacaacaagttAGCGGGTTTAACCACAGTGACCAGCAACCCAAGTTATACCAGCAGTGGCATTAGTGGTGCTGATAATAATGGGGGCTGGTCAGGAAGTCCACAGAAAGCTCCTTTAGCTAATCAGAGCACTAATTCCACAGTAATGcaacaaacacatgattttCTCTGGTCAGGGTCACACAACCGGGTAGCTCAGCCTTTTTCTGCATCTGAACCAAGCTCACGGGTTCAATCCCCATCTCCGACCCCAGCCCCTGCTCTGTTTACTCGGCTCTACTCCCCACCTCCTCAACATAACTACTCCTCCCCCATGGCAAACAAACCTCCTCACCCCCGGAGCACAAGAGCAGGGGGTACAAGTTACCATAATCCACTAGGCCTAACTTTAGAGCTACCCACATCCTCCTCATGTCTGAGCCCCCGTATACTTTCCCCACCACCTATTGGTGTGTCAGTGAATGTGTGGACTAATAATGTTGCAGCGCCTCAACCGAGAAACCCCAGAtttgcttctgcttcttctccttcatcaccctTGTCTTCCTCATCAATGTTCACTTCCTCACCAGTTCCACTACAAAGTTCCAGAGCCCCCTCCCCGTCTGGCCCCTGTCCCACTGGGCCCCGAATGACCTCCCAAACCCTCCGTAGATCTTTCTCCTCCAACTTGGCCGACAGACCTCCGAGCCCAGTGCGGAGCAGCTCCAGTGGACTGCGTCGCTCCTGGACTGAGAGCGGTCGCAGGTCCTTTGGTTTCGGTGGAAGTGAACGAGGGTCCTTTGACCAGCAGGAGTCCTGTCCACCTAGTCCAAGGAGTGGATGGTCCTCATACAACAGCTCACCACCCTGCCTCAGCCCCCAACCTGGGCTTCAATCCCCTCTTTCGCCCAGCAGACTTAGCCCAGGGAAGGGCACCCTTGGTGGGCAGCATTTTACCAGTGTGCCTTGGCCGGATGTCCAGGAGCTTTCGAGCAGATATAATGGGACTGATGACCTTGATATAAGTGACACTACCGCTACCATAacctcccctccttctcctctctctacATCCTCTCCTTCTGTCCTCTACTCTCCCACTCCATCAGATAGCCACAATGAATGGGGAGACCCAGAGCTGGAATACGGGAACTGTCGAAGCCAGCTCATCTGCGCCTACGTTTCCCGGCCCGCCCACGAACtaaccctctcctcctcatgctTGGCCCTGTCCTCCTCAGGTATGACCTCCCCTCCACTGACCTCCCATCAATACCAAAGCTGCCCATCCCAAGTCAAACCACAACCTCAGGTCCAAATGGCCACTGAAGCCCGCCCTGCACCATCAAACCACTCCCCCTTGCTCCCAATCCACTCCCCCTTGCCACTGAATTCATCACCCTTATCTTTTGCCCACAAAACTGGGAACCTGAAGAGCAATTACGCCACCACAGTCAACCTTCAGATCGCTGGAAGTGGCCGAATAACCTCGTTCAGTACTGCCCAAGTTAGCCTGACCCAAACCCTACAGGGTGGAGCCGGAGCCGGAACCGGAACCGGGGCTGGAGCCGGAGCCgggactggagctggaggaggatcaGGTCCAGGGCAGATGTTGAGGAGAGTAAGCATCAATGGACATTCACTCATGCAATCCCCTCTTCCTCAGAATTATAAGAGGTTGTGA
- the il15l gene encoding interleukin 15, like isoform X1, translating into MCFDLTHSDRKKAFLSKLPSVLQAADLEAAALLEGPSAVTGGPALGILCFVSFLSLKTQAAHRRCTKDIVTRVQTLINQAPDVKLWDIRLYTPTPEDSQKCPSSTLKCYAEEIKVLCVELKSVGVQTEKLQLNAKLEKLAMFFNQTEVACRQCEIFTKQNATMFLGNLMSALQMMNQQFCEQSLFPKWIKVYT; encoded by the exons ATGTGTTTTGATTTAACACATTCAGACCGGAAAAAGGCTTTTTTGTCCAAACTGCCCTCTGTTCTCCAGGCAGCAGATCTGGAGGCTGCTGCCTTGCTCGAGGGCCCCTCAGCAGTCACAGGGGGGCCAGCTCTCGGGATTCTGTGCTTTGTCAGTTTTCTCTCCCTGAAAACACAAGCAGCCCACAGACGCTGCACTAAGGACATCGTCACACGGGTCCAGACGCTCATCAACCAAGCCCCCGATGTG AAGTTGTGGGACATTCGACTCTACACCCCAACCCCTGAAGATTCCCAG AAATGCCCCAGCTCGACCTTGAAGTGTTATGCTGAGGAAATCAAAGTCCTCTGTGTCGAGTTGAAAAGTGTTGGAGTCCAAACTGAAAAGCTCCAACTTAACGCCAAGCTGGAAAAACTGGCAATGTTTTTTAACCAG ACGGAGGTCGCCTGTCGTCAGTGTGAAATCTTCACGAAACAAAACGCAACAATGTTCCTGGGTAATCTGATGTCTGCTCTCCAGATGATGAACCAGCAGTTCTGTGAACAGAG CCTTTTTCCCAAATGGATTAAAGTCTACACATAA